The Caenorhabditis elegans chromosome I genome includes the window CTCCACCGCCTGCTGCAGCTTCTACCATAAGCCTCCCCTGTCAGCCATCAACATCCAAAGAGCCCGACTCCTCAGCCCACACCACTCCGATCAGCACGAGAACCGTCGAATCAAAGCACGACGTGACGAGTATGGCGAGCTCGGTGAGCACGTGGCACGAGGAAATTGAAGCGCTGGCGTTTATCGACGGGGATGCCGATGAGAAGGCGATGTTGGTGCAGCCGGCGTTGAAGACCGGATGGGCAGCGATGGAACAAGCGAGTAAAAAGGATGCGGAGGTGATACGATCGCACGTGGATAAGTTGGCATCAATTGCAGAACAATTGAGTAAACGACACGGTGATTTTAATGTGGTGAGTTGGAGTACAACCTCGGTACCAAgatgccggttgccgaaaagcTGCCGAAGTGTCGACAAGcaaaagttgccggttgccgaagcTTTTTGAGtccggcaacttcggcaattgccggttgccgaaatttttaggagtcggcaacttcggcaactgCCGATATCAATGTCAAATCTTTAATGCACAGAAAAAAGCATTCAGACTGcctgaaaaatgcgaaaatttcaCTGTAACCGAAAAAAACGaccataattttttccaaaacgctcaaaaatatgatttcaacaacaaaaaaaactttgaaacttggttgccggttgccgaaatttttttaggttcGGCAAAAAAATCTCGGTTGCCGCACAACCGTGCTCCAAATAAAATTCCACTTGCTTGGAGGACCTACTATCGTGCCTACCCTCGGCAGATTAGGCAGGCAgattagacaaaaaaaaacccatttttagGTGTTTTTGCCGCTATATAATTTGttggaattaaatttttagaaattttgacgTCACACCAGgcgtgggcggcaattgccgttcggcataTTGATTTGTCgacgaattcggcaaatcggcaatttgccggtttgccgatttgccggaaactttctttttcggcaaattgccgatttgccggaaatgtttagagggggtttttataagacggaaacacttaaaactgtgtcttttgaattttgcccGTTTTCCTTGGAtattttctatgaattttcttatttttcaaaatagatgtagtaacgttcataggatgcgtttaattttgccatttgaaattgaaattctgaaatttccaaaaaaataagtgcgaaaccacaaattggcaaaaattttcggcaaatctgcattttgccggtttgctgatttgccggaaattttcaattccggcaaattgccaatttgccgatttgaaggaaatttcgattccaacaatttgccgatttgccggaaaaaaatcgtttgccccccccccctgtGTCACACCTTCCAAAAgtaaatttccagcaattaCTGTAGAACACTGAGCTAAGGTGTAAAAAGGTGTAGGCATTTCGTCTCAAAACAGGTCTTATGTATACCTGAAAAGTTCTGTAAACCGAACGTTCGGCGCCAGGTCTTTCCAGATTCCGGACGATCCAAGTTATAGCTGATTTCCTTTTCTggttcattaaaaaaactggacattagattttttgaaatccggGAGCCCGAAAAATGACTAGAAACGTCTAAGCCAGGGGTGTCCGgcaaatttgttgaatttgccgaatttgcatttgccgagctcggcacatttgccgattttgccgagcacggagaattcaaaaaagtagactTTCCGAATTtaccgagctcggcaaattttgtagatttgcCGCGCACAtcaaaatgcaattttgaccaaaactattgattttgaccctaaaaatttagtaacatggcacaaaattgagttattttgatgcttaagcagacatttttgttcagaattcagtagttttggtgctccaaaaaaactgaaaaaggatcaaatttttcggagtttgttaagcactgCCCTATTCTGCCCTACATTTGCCCTATTtaccgagctcggcaaatttcgcagatttgccgcacacccctgcccTAAGGCTCTACAAACTGTTAGAGACCACTAACCAACAAAATGTTATCCTATGTATTTTAGAAACGAGACAAAGCATCGATCAACAAGATGCGCTCACAAATGAAGACCCTCCTGCGGCGAGTCAACGAGATTGAGCAAAAAGTGGCGAATGGTGACGTGAAAACCGAAGTCCGTCAGCTGCTGAACACGTTGAACGAGATGAAGAAGGCGTTGGGTGAGGGTGTACCGAAGAGTGGACGAAGTCTCAATTCAACGTGTAAAATCGAGACAATGACCAATAAGACGCCGTTTTGGAACGAGCAAAATCAGGTTTATCAGCTGGATTTTGGAGGCCGCGTGACTCAAGAGTCGGCCAAGAATTTCCAGGTAAGAGTTTATATACCAAAActggagagagagagatatttctttttttatttcttttttgtaaaaattcaacatgTTTGTTTTGTTTGCCTATTACTTGAACAcaatattctgagaatgcgtattgggcaacatatttgacgcgcgaaatatctcgcagcgataactacagtaattctttaaatgactactatAGTGCTTGTGTCTGGTATATgctaaaattaagcaaaaagcattagaaagaaagaaaataatacgaagaaaataaattcattttgaaaatcgacacTAGCGCTTCAGTagccattaaaaaaattactgtagttttcgctacgagatattttgcgcgtcaaatatgttgtgcaatacgcagagatctcagaattttgtgtttttgtaataaagggataggattttaaaaaatgaagcaaaaaTCCACTTTCGGAACAATTTCACGGATCTCTaaagtagaaaaatgtttttttttccaagttatCTTTCCAATGACATGAGTAGCATTCGAAACAGGGATGTTCGGcatatttgccaaatttgccgaatttgccgagtttgccgaatttgccaaattaGCCGGGTTtggcaaaattgccgaatttgccataTTAGCCgagtttggcaaatttgccgattttgccgaatttggcGAGCTTGGCAACTTTTCggaatttgccgagtttggcaaaattgccgaatttgccaattttgacgAGTTTGCCGCGTCtggcaaattttccgaatttaacgaatttgccgagttggacaaatttgccgagcttcgaaaaattgccgagttTGACTAACTTGCCGAacttggcaaatttgccaaatttgccatATTTGTCGAGTTAGGCAACTTTGCCGAGTTTgacaaaattgccgaatttgccaattttgtcGAGTCTGCCGAGTCtggcaaattttccgaatttagCGAATTTTCCGAGCttggcaaattttcgaaatttgccatATTTGCCGAGTtaggcaaatttgccaaatttcacCGAATTCGCTGAGTTTGCCAAAACGTCAATATAACTTTGCCTGgcaaatcaaatttcaaaaaagttattttccaGATCGAATTGGACAGCAAACAAGTTCTGCAATTCGGCAGAATCGAAGGCGGCTCGTACACCCTCGACTTCCGGTACCCGTTCTCGGCGGCACAGGCGTTTGCCGTCGCACTGGCCAGCATCACACAACGACTTAAATAATCAATAATCGATTGGCTCATATCACCAAATCCTACCTTTCCCATTGACAACGAGTCCCAACCAGTTATATTTGTAACCTTCGAAAACCCTGTAGTGTATACCCATCATATCTCGGTTGGTTttaaagatatcaaaaaactttttagtacaaatttgtagaaaaaaatattttgaacattttaccagttgacaattttttgataaaatcagaGCCCACCGAGATATGAGCTcttgaaatctgaaatcaaACTCTGTGATTTGACCGCTAGTTTCTcttccacgtggtgtcagagtgtctcatttcggccaGATCTACggagatctacaaaaaaaggcGGGAGTATAGACGCAGAGTTACGtgttgacgtcacatttttttgggcccaaaaattcccgcattttttgtagatcaaaccgtaattgGTCAGcccctggcaccacgtgctcTTCTAGATCCCTCCATGCCCCACACGTCATAGTCCTCCTAGAATACACCTCTCTTGTCATTTCTCTTGTACATGTAACCTAGTACGGCTGGAAGAATGTTTTAGGGTACAAGTAGTACGCGCTGTCTGTCGCGCGCCTCTTGCAAAACACGAACAGCGAACCACttatttttgaacgaattGTAGAAATACATGTACAGCTTCCACACATtcataatattgattttttcgcacctgttttttttctggagaaaatgaataaattttcagtttttgttttcacgtATTCCTATAGGCGCCAAATGCCAGTCAAGAACCTATCTAGGCACAGAGCAGGCgagtaggcaggtaggcagaaGTTAAGTAGTCACCAAGCTAAGCTTTTACTAGGTGGCCTATTCCTGCATCGTACCTAGAATAAGAATgggcaggcacgtaggtaggcgGGTATAAAGAAAATAACATGTAGGCATATTTGTAGGTAGGTAATATGGTACAGTctaggggtgggcggcaaacgatttttttcggcaaatcgaaaaattgccggaattaaaatgttccggcaaatcggcaaattggcggaattgaaaatctccggcaaatcggcaaattgccgaaactaaaaatttctggtaaatcggcaatttgccgaaactgaaaatttctggcaacacggcaaattgccggaattgaaaatttccggcatatcggcaataagccaaaattgaaaatttccggcaaatcggcaaaatgccggaattgaaaatttccggcaaatcggcaaattgtcggaatcgaaaatttccgtcaaattggcaaatggacaaaatttaaaatttccggtaaatcggcaatacgccgaaattgaaaatttccagcaaatcggcaatttgccggaattgaaaatttccgacaaatcggcaatttggcgaaaatgaaaatttccggcaaactggcaaattggcaaaaatgaaaaatttccggcaagttggcaatttgccgaaactggaaattccggtaaatcggcaaaccgacaattcgccggaattgaaaatttttaggaagatttttaggattttgtgagcaaaaaacatgattttgcATTAATTGTGTTTAAAGtgttccgtcttataaaaatacCTCTAacaaattccggcaaatctgatatccggcaaaccggcaaaccggcaatttgccgattttcgaatttgtcTACAACGTCCTGGTACAACTAACAACACCACATAAAAATCTTTATCAAATCCTTCATTCAAATCAAGTTACTAGTGACAGTTCGATTGCTGTTGCTCCAAATCTCGAGTCTTCGCACGAAAATGCTCTGCGGTCTCTCGTGACATGGAAATCACTTGTGACGATGAACAAAAGTCAGGAACCACCGAAATCGAAGTCTCCGACTGCAAATGCTCGATCCAGTTCCGGGTGATGCCGACACGGGAGCCCAAGAACGCCTCCACACGATCCCACATCTCTCGTTCGCAAAAGATTCCCTgcaaggaaaaaaaattaaaattttgttaaaatacaCTTATTATAATCTAAAAtggccgaatatcataataaaacacttaaaaaatttttagatttttcatgatttttggtctttttgttttgttttggcaatttgcaaaaattttggaaaatatgaggttttgaggaaatccaaagcaaagtcgcatgttccgacccctttaatgttttaatacaaataaataaaacaaaattaaagtataaaaaatgtggaaaaaaaaatttttttttggtcgacttccaaaattatgagtggcaaaaacttgacaataaataaaaaattttcaaaaattaatttgagaatttttagtatgatattcggttatgTTGGGACCATAGGagtagttttccaaaaatttccccaCTAACCcactactccccctttaaaggtggagtagcgtctgTGGGTTTGTTGCCCTAACAAATGACAGAATACAGTCCCAATATACCGAATatagcatttaaaaaattttaaaaaattttctaaattttttatgatttttgaaaaaatcaaaaaaacggccgaattaaatttgaattcccgcgcaaatgagtgacgtcattttcgacatttttgcgttttaCGGCCAAACTGATTagtttttccttattttttctttgttttatagtttttaacataatttgccaatttgtcaGGCATATTTCCGTAGAGAAAAGTTatgattaattttgaataatcgaCTTTTAGgtcaatttccgagtttcggCAAGTTTATTCAAAACTATAAAGTTTTCGTTacggaaaaatgtctgaaaatttggcaaattatgtttcaaacggtaaaaaaatgagaaaatagagagaaaCCAATTAGTTTGGCCGtaaaacgcaaaaatgtcaaaaatgacgtcactcattcgcgcgggaattcaaatttaatttggccctttttattttttgaaaaaatcattcaaaaatttagaaaaaaaattttttttttaattttttacagttatattcggtctATTGGGACTGTTTTCTGTCATTTAGGGCAAAAAACCCAcagacgctactccacctttaaagtataaaaaatttcgaaaaaaaatttttttttggtcgacttccaaaattatgagtggcaaaaaattgacagtaaataaaaaaaaattcaaaaattttttgagcatttttattACGATATTCGGTTATTTTGGTACCATTGGGgtggtttttaataatttcccgactggcgctactccacctttaaaatccCCGGCTCATTTAATGGTTCTGAACAGAGATGTGCGGCATATGCCGATCggcacttttaaaaaaaccccttttttctcattgttgtggcgaatttttttgtctggaaatttataCAGAAATATAGAGAAATATTTGTACTTTCTGCggacaattttaattttgattgaaaatttttaagagttgctcaaaaaccgccataaagttgaaaaatggccggaaaaagtggcaaacactctttgactaccttctctttgactacctttgctctttgactaccttagatctttgactacctttcggctcattgactacctttatctaatttttcagaattttcagtttttttcgctgaaaaatcagaattttcaataacatgttactttttgatgtctaaGAAGGTCGTGCACT containing:
- the tub-2 gene encoding Tubby C-terminal domain-containing protein (Confirmed by transcript evidence), with the protein product MTIDLAVLQRKDGKELPEASVDGTTHMTSSPDQGLTSEERQFFQKILAECLSLRAVINSSNFGKPPPPAAASTISLPCQPSTSKEPDSSAHTTPISTRTVESKHDVTSMASSVSTWHEEIEALAFIDGDADEKAMLVQPALKTGWAAMEQASKKDAEVIRSHVDKLASIAEQLSKRHGDFNVKRDKASINKMRSQMKTLLRRVNEIEQKVANGDVKTEVRQLLNTLNEMKKALGEGVPKSGRSLNSTCKIETMTNKTPFWNEQNQVYQLDFGGRVTQESAKNFQIELDSKQVLQFGRIEGGSYTLDFRYPFSAAQAFAVALASITQRLK